A single window of Nomascus leucogenys isolate Asia unplaced genomic scaffold, Asia_NLE_v1 Super-Scaffold_563, whole genome shotgun sequence DNA harbors:
- the LOC100604016 gene encoding beta-defensin 4A, with the protein MRVLYLLFSFLFIFLMPLPGVFGDIRNPVTCLKSGAICHPVFCPRRYKQIGTCGLPGTKCCRKP; encoded by the exons ATGAGGGTCTTGTATCTCCTCTTCTCGTTCCTCTTCATATTCCTGATGCCTCTTCCAG GTGTTTTTGGTGATATAAGGAATCCTGTTACCTGCCTTAAGAGTGGTGCCATATGTCATCCAGTCTTTTGCCCTAGAAGGTATAAACAAATCGGCACCTGTGGTCTCCCTGGAACAAAATGCTGCCGAAAGCCATGA